TTCTGGTTTGCTTATCTCGCGAAGGCGCTCGTGGTCTTCCCTGGTGGCTTCGGCACGCTGGACGAGATGTTCGAACTCTTGACGCTGGCACAGACGCACAAGCTCGCCAAGAAGATGACCATCGTCATTTACGGTTCGGAGTACTGGAAGTCCGTCATCAACCTGGACGCTCTTGCCGATAAAGGTGCGATTGCGGTGAAGGACAAAGAGCTCTTCCGCTTTGCGGACACTCCGGAAGACGCCTTCCGCATGCTTCGCGAAGGCATCCTTGCGCAGGACGCGGACTGCTGCCCCGGAGAGACCTTCACGCCCATCCCGGATACGCCAGCACCCAGTGCGCAGGAGGAACTGGGGCCGGATATCGCGAAGACGCTGCGCTAAAACTTGGCTTCGCCGATGAACACTCCGAAGGCTGGCAGCGTGACGGCATCGAGACTCATGCCGCCCATGCCGCCGTCGGTCCGCATCATGCCGCGCAGAAAGCTCCCGCGTATGCCAAGCTTGTTCACCTGCGCACGCAGATGCAGCGTCACAGGCTTCGCCGAAAGGTTGCAGGCAATGACAACCGGCGCCGTGTCACGAACACGACGAACCCAGACCAGCGCGTTGTCCGCATCCTGATCGATCATGATCTGCTCTCCCGTATGCAGTGCTGGATTTGCCCGCCGCAGCGCGATGAGTTCGCGATACCACTGCAGGATCGAATGGTCCTTCTCTGCAGCGACATTGACCGTGACGAAGTTCGCAGGGATCGGCAGCCACGGCTCGCCAGTGGTGAATCCTGCGTGCGCCGTGTCGTCCCACTGCATCGGTGTGCGCTCGCCGTCGCGTCCCTTTTCTTTTGGCCAACCGGCGATGCCGCGCGGATCGCGCACGTCTTCTTTCTTCATCGGTGTGGTCGTCTGCATGCCGATCTCTTCACCCTGATAGACCAGCGCTGAGGAGTGAGAAGTCAGAAGAATCGTCGCCAGCACCTTCGCGATTTCGGCGTTGTGCGCGCCGTCGCCGTAGCGGTCCCAGCTTCTTGGCCGGTCGTGATTGTCGAAGACCAACAGCGGTACATTGCCGCCGAGCTGCGTCTCTGCTTCCGTCAGCTTGGCGCGAAAGGCTGCAGCATCCAACTTGTTCAGGAACCCGAGGCTGGTGTCCATTGGCATCTGCAACTCGTCATGCTTCGCACCGAACCATGCAGCCATCTCCGCCGTCGTACCGGTATAGATCTCGCCCACCAGAACGCGCTGTCCCGCATAGCTGTCGGTCACACGACGCAGATCGCGCATCACATCGTGGACCTCGGGGAGATTGCGCTGGTACTCCATCGACGTGCCCGGTTCGCCATACTCATTCGCACCCGGCACTGATGGAGAATCGCGCAGAGTTGGATCTTCAAAAAGGGTATTGACCGCGTCGAGGCGGAAACCGGCGACGCCTTTGTTCAACCAGAATCGCGCTGCATCGAACATCGCCTTCTTCACGGCCGGGTTGCGCCAGTTCAGGTCGGGTTGCTCGATCGCAAAGTAGTGGTAGTAGAACTGGCCCGTCTTCGCGTCGTACTCCCAAGCCGATTGCGCGATGCGGTTCACCCAGTTGTTCGGTGGAGCAGGCAGAGCCTGTCCGTCAACGGCCTTGCCGTCACGCCAGATAAACCAATCGCGCTTTGGATTTGTCTTCGAGCTACGCGACTCCACAAACCACGGATGCTGGTCGCTAGTGTGATTCAGCACAAGGTCCATCAGAACGCGGATGCCGCGACGGCTGGCTTCCTGCACCAGGTTGTCGAAGTCTTCCATCGTGCCGTACTGCGGATCGATAGCCGTGTAATCGGAGATGTCGTAGCCGAAGTCCTTTTGCGGCGAGGGGTAGATCGGTGTGAGCCAGATCGCGTCCACACCCAGCGTGCGCAGGTAATCGAATCGCTGCGTGATGCCCTTCAGATCTCCGACGCCGTCGCCGTTCGAGTCCTGGAAGCTGCGCGGGTAAATCTCGTAGATCACCGCCGTCTTCCACCATGGCTCGCTCGTCATGCCGTTGCCGCGCCAGCCCGGATGGGCCAATTGCTGCGCGGGAGCAGAAAGAGCGAGGAGCAAACACAGAGAAGCGAAGAGCAAATACGGAGACACAACCAACTTCAGGGACCTGTACATACTCCCAACTTATCCCTTGCATGCTGGCACCGCAAAGAATCTACTTCGGTGCCGCCATCTTCGTGGTGTCTTTCTTGTCTTCATCCTTCTGCTTCAGATCCAGACCAAAATGCGGTTCGTCCTTCGTTCCTGTGATCTTGAAGGGGATCTCCGCGCCGGCGTTGTTCTTCTGGAAGAAGGGATCAACCGCCTTCAGAAGAAAACTCTTCCAACTCGTCGTCATCTGGCTCAGCTTGGCCTTTGTCCGTACCTTGCCGTGGAAGTCGAAGTGCTGCCCGTCGAGCGAATAGTCTCCGTCTGCCACCACCTGGGCACCGGGCATGACGTACAGGAGGTCTTTGATGGAGATGTTCGATTTCTGCAGGTTGAAGCGTCCGTTCATGGTCGAACTGACCGCGCTTGCATCTTCTTTGTTCGCCTTTTTCGGATTTCCCTGCGCGCGCTCACTCATCATGTCGATCTTGCTCTGGATCTTGTCGCTGGAGAACTTTGCACCGCGGATGGTGAAGCGTCCGTTATGCAACTCCACCTTCTTCGACACAGGCACCTGGCCCGGCGGAATATGCAGGTTCGTCTTCATGGAAAGCGCGCCTGTCATCAATGCCGGAGATGTCTTCACGGAAAGTTGCAGCATGTCTTCGATCCGCGCCTGCGGCATATCCACGTCCAGGTAGATGTCGTGGCCGATCGACTTTCCGTCATCATTCTTCACGCGCACGATATGGCCGGTGGCGAAGAAGTGCGAATGGAGCATCCACGCCTCTACTGGCTGCAGCAGAACATCGCCGCTGGTTCCGTCGACGATCGCGTGATACTTCGTATGCAGAGGCACCGGATGATTGCTAACATCCAACGAAAAATCAGGAACATCCGCTTCGCCATCCGTGGTAATCCCCTCCAGCACGCCGCCAAACTTCCCCTTCGCGGAGAGCGTGCCGCCGAGGCCTTTGATCGTGTTCATGTCGGCGTGGTCGAAGCTGTAGTCTCCGTCCAGCGGCGTCTGGCGCGGATCGTCCGCGTTCCACGGGCCAAAGTGCCCGACGGCGTGGATATCTCCCACCGGCTTCGGATTGACCAGCGTGGCTTCGTATCTGAACGGCTGCGTGCGCGCGTATTCGGTCAGCACAACACGTTGCACATCAAACTCCAGCGGAAGTTTTCCAGGCTTGTCGGTCTCCATCACCACAACAGCGTCGTGGACAAAGATTCGGTCGACAAAGACGGATTCCTTTGGAGCCTCATTCGTTTCTTTGCGCTTGTCGTTGCCCTGCTTGAGCAGTGGGCCAGCGCGTTGCGTGCCCGGGGGAAGATGCAGACGCACGCCACGCACTATGACGTTTCCTATCCGCATAGGTTGCCGCAGAAACGCCTTGTAGCTGGTGTGGAACTCGAACTCCTGCACCTCCAGCATGGGCAGAACACGCTGTTTACCCTGGTCGTTGGTATTCACGATGTACATCACGCGCAGACCGGAACCGGTCACGCCGAAGCCTTTGGAGGCACCGATGTGCAGCTCATCCAACTCCACCGGAGAGTGAAAGCGCGCCGAAAGCGTGTCCACAACGCGTTTGCGCAGGATCGGCTCCAGATGTTTCGCAACATAGATGAACGCGAGCACCAACAGCAAAAAAAGGCCACCGGTCACTCCAGCTACCCATTTCCAGACTCGTCCCCGTTTTGGAGTGGCTCTTTTTTCTTCGGCTGTCAGATCTTCGTTCACGCTCAATCCTCGCTTACTTTTTGTCAGATGCGCTCTATCGCTGCCGCGCTCCGATTTTCGGGAGGTTTACTGATGCGAAAATAGAGGAGATGCTTCAAATTTCAGACGGCCAGAAACGATTCGGCCACAAACTCCTCTTCGAAGGCGCCAACTGGCTGATTACCCCCGATGAACGCACCGGCCTGGTCGGCGGCAACGGCACGGGCAAATCCACGTTGCTCAAGGTTATCGCGGGATTCGATTCCCTCGATGGCGGCACCATGCAGCGCTCCAAGGGCCTGACCATTGGTTACCTGCCCCAGGACGGCCTCGCCCTCTCCGGACGCACCGTTTTTGAGGAGTGCCTCTCCGTCTTCCATGCCGTACAGAGCATGGAGCTTGAGATGGAGACGCTTTCCACCAAGCTCGCCGAACTCGATCCCGTCTCCACCGAGTATGCTGCTGCTGCAGACCGCTTCTCCGAGGTTTCGGATACCCTGCACACCCACGATCTCTACAATTTGGACGCACAGGTCGGCGCGGTCCTCGGTGGCCTTGGCTTCAGCAAGGAAGACTGGGCCCGGCGCACGGAGGAGTTCTCCGGTGGCTGGCAGATGCGCATCGCGCTCGCCAAGCTTCTACTGGAAAAGCCCGCTC
This genomic stretch from Terriglobus saanensis SP1PR4 harbors:
- a CDS encoding alpha-glucosidase translates to MYRSLKLVVSPYLLFASLCLLLALSAPAQQLAHPGWRGNGMTSEPWWKTAVIYEIYPRSFQDSNGDGVGDLKGITQRFDYLRTLGVDAIWLTPIYPSPQKDFGYDISDYTAIDPQYGTMEDFDNLVQEASRRGIRVLMDLVLNHTSDQHPWFVESRSSKTNPKRDWFIWRDGKAVDGQALPAPPNNWVNRIAQSAWEYDAKTGQFYYHYFAIEQPDLNWRNPAVKKAMFDAARFWLNKGVAGFRLDAVNTLFEDPTLRDSPSVPGANEYGEPGTSMEYQRNLPEVHDVMRDLRRVTDSYAGQRVLVGEIYTGTTAEMAAWFGAKHDELQMPMDTSLGFLNKLDAAAFRAKLTEAETQLGGNVPLLVFDNHDRPRSWDRYGDGAHNAEIAKVLATILLTSHSSALVYQGEEIGMQTTTPMKKEDVRDPRGIAGWPKEKGRDGERTPMQWDDTAHAGFTTGEPWLPIPANFVTVNVAAEKDHSILQWYRELIALRRANPALHTGEQIMIDQDADNALVWVRRVRDTAPVVIACNLSAKPVTLHLRAQVNKLGIRGSFLRGMMRTDGGMGGMSLDAVTLPAFGVFIGEAKF